The Mustela erminea isolate mMusErm1 chromosome 6, mMusErm1.Pri, whole genome shotgun sequence genome includes a region encoding these proteins:
- the PAN2 gene encoding PAN2-PAN3 deadenylation complex catalytic subunit PAN2 isoform X1 — MNFEGLDPGLAEYAPAMHSALDPVLDAHLNPSLLQNVELDPEGVALEALPVQESVHIMEGVYSELHSVVAEVGVPVSVSHFDLHEEMLWVGSHGGHATSFFGPALERYSSFQVNGSDDIRQIQSLENGILFLTKNNLKYMARGGLIIFDYLLDESEDMHSLLLTDSSTLLVGGLQNHILEIDLNTVQETQKYAVETPGVTIMRQTNRFFFCGHTSGKVSLRDLRTFKVEHEFDAFSGSLSDFDVHGNLLAACGFSSRLTGLACDRFLKVYDLRMMRAITPLQVHVDPAFLRFIPTYTSRLAIISQSGQCQFCEPTGLANPADIFHVNPVGPLLMTFDVSASKQALAFGDSEGCVHLWTDSPEPSFNPYSRETEFALPCLVDSLPPLDWSQDLLPLSLIPVPLTTDTLLSDWPAANSAPAPRRAPPVDAEILRTMKKVGFIGYAPNPRTRLRNQIPYRLKESDSEFDSFSQVTESPIGREEEPHLHMVSKKYRKVTIKYSKLGLEDFDFKHYNKTLFAGLEPHIPNAYCNCMIQVLYFLEPVRCLIQNHLCQKEFCLACELGFLFHMLDLSRGDPCQGSNFLRAFRTIPEASALGLILADSDEASGKGNLARLIQRWNRFILTQLHQDMQELEVPQAYRGAGGSSFCSSGDSVIGQLFSCEMENCSLCRCGSETVRASSTLLFTLSYPEDKTGKNCDFAQVLKRSICLEQNTQAWCDNCEKYQPTIQTRNIRHLPDILVINCEVNSLKEADFWRMQAEVAFKMAIKKHGGEISKNKEFALADWKELGSPEGMLMCSSIEELKNVWLPFSIRMKITKNKGLDVCNWTDGDEIQWGPARAEEEHGVSVYDLMATVVHILDSRTGGSLVAHIKVGETYHQRKEGVTHQQWYLFNDFLIEPIDKHEAVQFDMNWKVPAILYYVKRNLNSKYNLNIKNPIEASVLLAEASLARKQRKTHTTFIPLMLNEMPQVGDLVGLDAEFVTLNEEEAELRSDGTKSTIKPSQMSVARITCVRGQGPNEGIPFIDDYISTQEQVVDYLTQYSGIKPGDLDAKISSKHLTTLKSTYLKLRFLIDIGVKFVGHGLQKDFRVINLMVPKDQVLDTVYLFHMPRKRMISLRFLAWYFLDLKIQGETHDSIEDARTALQLYRKYLELSKNGTEPESFHKVLKGLYEKGRKMDWKVPEPEGQTSPKSKTWDGTRETGQGGF; from the exons gGCCATGCTACTTCATTTTTCGGCCCAGCCTTGGAGCGTTACTCATCCTTTCAGGTCAATGGCAGTGATGACATTCGACAGATCCAGAGCCTAGAAAATGGTATCCTTTTTCTCACCAAGAACAACCTCAAGTATATGGCCCGTGGGGGCCTCATTATATTTGATTACCT GCTAGATGAGAGTGAGGATATGCACAGTCTCCTGCTGACTGACAGCAGCACTCTGCTTGTCGGTGGGCTGCAGAACCACATACTAGAGATTGACCTTAACACTGTCCAGGAGACTCAGAAG TATGCGGTTGAGACACCTGGAGTCACTATTATGAGACAGACAAATCGTTTCTTCTTCTGTGGCCACACGTCTGGCAAG GTTTCCCTGCGAGACCTCCGTACTTTTAAGGTGGAGCATGAGTTCGATGCTTTCTCAGGGAGTCTGTCAGATTTTGATGTGCATGGCAACCTGCTGGCCGCCTGTGGCTTCTCCAGCCGCCTCACTGGCCTGGCCTGTGACCGTTTCCTCAAGGTGTATGATCTGCGCATGATGCGCGCCATCACACCCCTTCAAGTACACGTGGATCCTGCCTTCTTGCGCTTCATCCCCACCTATACTTCTCGACTTGCTATCATCTCCCAGTCAG GGCAGTGCCAGTTTTGTGAGCCCACAGGCCTTGCCAACCCAGCAGACATCTTTCATGTGAATCCTGTGGGGCCTCTGCTAATGACGTTTGACGTATCAGCCAGCAAGCAGGCCCTGGCCTTTGGGGATTCTGAGGGCTGTGTGCACCTCTGGACTGATTCCCCTGAACCTTCCTTCAACCCTTACTCCCGTGAGACCGAGTTTGCTTTGCCCTGTCTCGTGGACTCACTGCCTCCTCTGGACTGGAGCCAAGACCTGCTGCCTCTTTCCCTCATCCCTGTCCCGCTCACCACTGACACACTTCTCTCTGACTGGCCTGCTGCCAACTCCGCTCCAGCTCCCAG GCGAGCACCCCCTGTGGATGCCGAGATTCTCCGCACCATGAAGAAGGTGGGCTTCATTGGCTATGCACCCAACCCCCGCACCCGGTTGCGCAATCAG ATTCCTTACCGACTCAAGGAGTCAGACAGTGAATTTGACAGCTTCAGCCAGGTCACTGAGTCACCGATAGGGCGGGAAGAGGAGCCACATCTCCACATGGTCTCTAAAAAATACCGCAAG GTAACCATCAAATACTCCAAGCTAGGGCTGGAGGACTTTGACTTCAAACACTACAATAAGACCCTGTTTGCTGGCttggagccccacatccccaATGCCTACTGTAACTGCATGATCCAG GTGCTCTACTTCCTGGAACCTGTTCGCTGTCTAATCCAGAACCATCTTTGCCAGAAGGAGTTCTGCCTGGCATGTGAGCTGGGCTTCCTCTTCCACATGTTGGACCTCTCTCGGGGTGACCCTTGTCAG GGCAGTAATTTTCTTCGGGCATTCCGCACCATCCCTGAGGCATCAGCCCTTGGTCTGATCCTGGCGGACTCAGATGAGGCTTCAGGCAAAGGCAATCTGGCCAGGCTTATTCAGAGGTGGAATCGCTTTATTCTCACTCAACTGCATCAGGACATGCAGGAGCTCGAAGTACCTCAGGCTTATCGAGGTGCTGGAGGCAG CAGCTTTTGCTCATCGGGGGACTCAGTCATTGGGCAGCTGTTCAGCTGTGAGATGGAAAACTGTAGCCTGTGCCGCTGTGGCAGCGAGACCGTGCGGGCCTCCTCCACCCTGCTCTTCACACTCTCCTACCCCGAAG ATAAAACTGGGAAGAACTGTGACTTTGCTCAGGTGCTGAAGCGAAGCATCTGCCTAGAGCAGAATACACAGGCCTGGTGTGACAACTGTGAAAAGTACCAGCCCACG ATTCAGACCCGCAACATCCGCCATCTGCCAGATATTCTCGTCATCAACTGTGAGGTGAACAGTCTGAAAGAAGCTGATTTCTGGAGAATGCAGGCTGAG GTTGCCTTCAAGATGGCAATAAAGAAGCATGGTGGGGAAATCTCCAAGAACAAGGAGTTTGCTTTGGCTGATTG GAAAGAACTAGGGAGTCCAGAGGGCATGCTGATGTGTTCCTCCATTGAGGAGCTGAAGAATGTCTGGCTTCCTTTCTCCATTCGCATGAAGATAACCAAGAACAAAGGGCTGGACGTTTGCAATTGGACTGATGGGGATGAGATACAG TGGGGCCCAGCCAGGGCAGAGGAGGAGCATGGTGTCTCTGTGTATGACCTGATGGCTACTGTGGTACACATCCTGGACTCACGCACAGGGGGCAGCCTGGTGGCTCACATCAAAGTTGGAGAGACCTACCACCAGCGTAAGGAG GGTGTTACCCACCAGCAGTGGTATCTCTTCAATGACTTTCTTATTGAACCTATTGATAAG CACGAAGCTGTGCAGTTTGACATGAATTGGAAAGTGCCTGCTATCCTTTATTACGTCAAAAGGAATCTTAATTCCAAATACAACTTGAACA TCAAGAACCCTATTGAGGCAAGTGTCCTGCTGGCTGAAGCCTCACTAGCACGGAAGCAGCGGAAAACACATACTACCTTTATTCCACTGATGCTGAATGAGATGCCACAGGTTGGGGACCTGGTGGGCCTGGATGCTGAGTTTGTCACCCTTAAtgag GAGGAAGCAGAGTTACGCAGTGATGGCACTAAGTCTACCATCAAACCAAGCCAGATGTCAGTAGCAAGGATCACCTGTGTTCGGGGCCAGGGACCCAATGAGGGTATTCCCTTCATTGATGACTACATCTCTACTCAGGAGCAG GTGGTGGATTACTTGACTCAGTATTCGGGGATAAAGCCAGGAGACCTAGATGCCAAGATTTCCTCTAAGCACCTCACAACTCTCAAGTCTACCTACTTAAAGCTTCGTTTTCTTATAGACATTGGAGTCAAGTTTGTGGGTCATGGTCTGCAGAAGGACTTCCGGGTCATCAACCTCATG GTGCCCAAGGACCAAGTCCTTGACACTGTCTATCTGTTTCACATGCCCCGAAAACGAATGATATCCCTGCGATTCCTTGCTTGGTACTTTCTGG ACTTGAAGATTCAAGGGGAAACCCATGACAGTATTGAGGATGCCCGCACAGCCCTTCAGCTCTACCGAAAATATCTGGAGCTAAGCAAAAATGGCACTGAGCCTGAGTCCTTCCACAAAGTGCTCAAGGGTCTTTATGAGAAGGGCCGAAAGATGGACTGGAAGGTGCCTGAACCTGAGGGCCAAACAAGTCCCAAGAGTAAGACCTGGGATGGGACAAGGGAAACTGGACAGGGCGGGTTTTGA